One window from the genome of Pseudoalteromonas sp. '520P1 No. 423' encodes:
- a CDS encoding RNA polymerase sigma factor, which produces MLIKAEQRFAAVQEDQLIASVQQGDRSAFEQLYNQYISRVYALCLRLTADKSTAEDASQEVFVQLWQKIANFDGKSKFSTWLHSVTANITISYIRKQKSWLQKVVSTEDAGMDEQAIEDEHDLNGLDKLILRLPERARMVFVLYAVEGYRHEEIATILNMAVGSSKAQYHRARNLLKEWYEDEQ; this is translated from the coding sequence ATGTTAATTAAAGCCGAGCAAAGGTTTGCCGCAGTACAAGAAGATCAATTGATTGCTTCTGTACAGCAAGGCGATAGATCTGCTTTCGAACAACTTTATAATCAATATATTAGTAGGGTATATGCGTTATGTTTACGTTTAACCGCTGATAAATCAACAGCTGAAGATGCATCACAAGAAGTGTTTGTTCAATTGTGGCAAAAAATTGCAAACTTTGATGGTAAGTCAAAATTTTCAACTTGGCTACACAGTGTGACGGCAAATATCACGATTAGCTATATCCGAAAGCAAAAAAGCTGGTTGCAAAAAGTCGTTAGTACTGAAGATGCAGGCATGGATGAACAAGCGATTGAAGACGAACACGACTTAAATGGCTTAGATAAGTTGATATTACGATTACCAGAACGAGCAAGAATGGTATTTGTATTGTATGCCGTAGAGGGTTATCGCCATGAAGAGATTGCAACTATTTTGAATATGGCAGTTGGCTCAAGCAAAGCGCAATATCATCGCGCACGTAATTTATTAAAGGAGTGGTATGAAGATGAGCAATAA
- the alr gene encoding alanine racemase, with translation MRLATAEINLTALSHNLKKVREFAPNSKTMAVLKANAYGHGLVQIAQNLNEADAFAVARIDEALALRAGGLVKPIVLLEGFFDKTDLPILLANNFQTIVHNETQLKDIESCDLDGQLTVWLKIDTGMHRLGIMPSQFRNFYQRLTESKNVKPDIKLMTHFACADDITNSMTQVQLKLFEAITKQVKEQTCLANSAGIIGWQQSHGDWIRPGLMIYGVSPMLEKSGADHGLKPVMCLKTRLIEIKRINKGESTGYGANWVSTKDTYLGIIAMGYGDGYPRHAQTGTPVMVNGRKVPLVGRVSMDMITIDLGDVLQDKVADEVILWGPELPVEVIAKHAETIPYELLCNITPRVDYKYVE, from the coding sequence ATGCGTTTAGCTACCGCAGAAATAAATCTAACGGCATTAAGTCATAACCTTAAAAAAGTACGTGAGTTTGCACCAAATAGTAAAACCATGGCTGTTCTTAAAGCGAATGCTTATGGTCATGGCTTGGTGCAAATTGCACAAAACTTAAATGAAGCTGACGCATTTGCAGTTGCTAGGATTGATGAAGCTTTGGCATTACGTGCTGGTGGCCTTGTTAAGCCAATTGTTTTATTAGAGGGTTTTTTTGATAAAACAGATTTACCAATTTTATTGGCAAATAACTTTCAAACAATTGTTCATAATGAAACGCAATTAAAAGATATCGAATCTTGTGATTTGGATGGGCAATTAACCGTTTGGCTTAAAATTGATACAGGCATGCATCGACTCGGTATTATGCCATCTCAATTTAGAAATTTTTACCAAAGGTTAACTGAAAGCAAAAATGTAAAACCTGATATTAAGCTAATGACGCATTTTGCATGTGCTGACGATATTACAAATTCAATGACTCAAGTTCAGTTAAAGTTATTTGAAGCCATAACAAAGCAAGTGAAAGAACAAACTTGTTTAGCTAATTCTGCTGGTATTATTGGTTGGCAGCAAAGTCATGGAGATTGGATTAGGCCAGGTCTGATGATATATGGTGTATCACCTATGTTAGAGAAATCAGGTGCAGATCATGGTTTAAAGCCTGTTATGTGTTTAAAAACCCGCTTGATTGAGATTAAACGTATTAACAAAGGTGAATCAACCGGTTATGGTGCTAACTGGGTCAGTACTAAAGACACTTATTTAGGCATTATTGCGATGGGCTACGGTGATGGGTATCCACGTCATGCGCAAACTGGCACACCAGTAATGGTTAACGGTCGTAAAGTGCCTTTAGTCGGGCGTGTATCTATGGACATGATTACAATTGACTTAGGTGATGTTTTACAAGATAAAGTCGCAGATGAAGTAATACTATGGGGCCCTGAATTACCCGTTGAAGTAATCGCTAAACATGCTGAAACTATCCCATATGAACTTTTATGTAATATTACACCCAGAGTTGATTATAAATATGTTGAGTAA
- a CDS encoding DUF4097 family beta strand repeat-containing protein: MKLIAIALLSISSTFAFAGEKIDETLSVSSNGKVIIENQRGDVQIKGWNKSEVKVTGELDDKALDYEFKSSGNRTIFKVKMPRKMRSWNSGEGSNLVIHVPINSDLDFEGVNVNVDISQVEGGSDIETVNGNISAHKLAGKINLTTVNGGIRSKALGGKIHYETVNGSIHDTDSQGRLRFNAVNGDIETKTQAEDIRIENVNGEIELHADSIQRLDISTVNGELDLSIPSFSNNARVQIETVSGNVQLNLSEKASAKFEIESHAGGKIRNSLTGDKVNKPKYGPSSSLEFEMLGGKADIEIDTISGRINLKAL; this comes from the coding sequence ATGAAATTAATAGCGATAGCACTTTTAAGTATCTCAAGTACCTTTGCATTTGCAGGTGAAAAAATAGATGAAACATTATCTGTTTCAAGTAATGGCAAAGTGATCATAGAAAATCAACGTGGTGATGTTCAAATTAAGGGTTGGAACAAGTCCGAAGTTAAAGTAACAGGTGAGTTAGATGATAAAGCTTTGGATTATGAATTTAAAAGTTCAGGTAACCGCACTATTTTTAAAGTGAAAATGCCAAGAAAAATGCGAAGCTGGAATTCAGGAGAAGGTTCTAATTTAGTGATCCATGTGCCAATTAATAGCGATTTAGATTTTGAGGGTGTTAATGTCAATGTTGATATTTCTCAAGTGGAAGGTGGCTCAGACATTGAAACTGTTAATGGTAATATATCAGCCCATAAATTAGCGGGTAAAATAAATTTAACAACTGTAAATGGTGGCATTAGATCTAAAGCGTTAGGTGGAAAAATACATTATGAAACAGTGAATGGCAGTATTCATGATACAGATTCTCAAGGACGTTTACGTTTTAATGCAGTAAATGGTGATATTGAAACTAAAACACAAGCTGAAGATATTAGAATTGAAAATGTAAATGGCGAAATAGAGTTACACGCAGACTCAATTCAGCGATTAGATATCAGTACTGTAAATGGCGAGTTAGATTTATCTATTCCAAGCTTTTCAAATAATGCGAGAGTGCAAATAGAAACTGTGAGCGGCAATGTACAATTAAATTTATCAGAAAAAGCATCTGCAAAATTTGAAATTGAATCTCATGCTGGTGGTAAAATTAGAAATAGCTTAACTGGGGATAAAGTAAATAAACCTAAATATGGACCTTCAAGCTCATTAGAGTTTGAAATGTTAGGTGGTAAAGCAGATATTGAAATAGATACAATTAGTGGCCGTATTAATCTTAAGGCACTATAA
- the dnaB gene encoding replicative DNA helicase, translated as MAKFEKSQKFEKQFDKQIDTLKIPPHSIEAEQSVLGGLMLDNEAWDRVAERVVGKDFYTRTHKFIFEAMEKLVDLHQPIDLITISETLEKNNQLEGIGGFAYLGEIAKNTPSAANISAYADIVRERAVVREMIGVANEIAEAGFNPEGRESHELLDLAESKVFKIAESRTKSSDGPQSIHTILEKTVDKIEELYQSPQDGITGISSGYSDLDKMTCGFQNSDLIIVAARPSMGKTTFAMNIAEHAAMTQDKPVIIFSLEMPSEQIMMRMLASLGRINQTKVRTGQLDDDDWARLSSTMGLLIEKGKMFVDDSSGLTPTELRSRARRIARDHDGVSMIMVDYLQLMKVPSLADNRTLEIGEISRSLKALAKELECPVVALSQLNRTLEQRADKRPINSDLRESGSIEQDADLIMFIYRDEVYNEDSADKGVAEIILGKQRNGPIGRVRLTFQGQFSRFDNYAGPAMDDDY; from the coding sequence ATGGCAAAGTTCGAAAAGTCTCAAAAATTTGAAAAGCAATTTGATAAACAAATTGATACTTTAAAAATTCCTCCGCATTCCATTGAAGCAGAGCAGTCTGTTTTAGGTGGTCTAATGCTAGATAATGAAGCATGGGATCGCGTAGCAGAACGTGTTGTTGGCAAAGATTTTTATACCCGTACGCATAAGTTTATTTTTGAGGCAATGGAAAAACTGGTTGATTTACATCAGCCGATAGATTTAATTACCATTTCTGAAACGTTAGAAAAAAATAATCAACTTGAAGGCATAGGTGGTTTTGCTTATTTAGGTGAAATTGCTAAAAACACCCCTAGTGCTGCCAATATTTCAGCCTATGCGGATATCGTACGTGAACGTGCTGTTGTACGTGAAATGATAGGCGTAGCTAACGAAATTGCTGAAGCAGGTTTTAATCCTGAAGGTAGAGAAAGTCATGAACTATTAGATTTAGCCGAAAGTAAGGTATTTAAAATTGCTGAATCTCGCACTAAAAGCAGTGATGGCCCACAAAGTATTCATACCATTCTAGAAAAAACAGTAGATAAAATAGAAGAGTTATATCAATCACCTCAAGACGGTATTACGGGCATCAGTTCTGGTTATTCTGATTTAGATAAAATGACCTGTGGTTTTCAAAATTCAGATTTAATTATAGTAGCAGCACGTCCATCTATGGGTAAAACAACCTTTGCAATGAATATTGCTGAGCATGCTGCAATGACCCAAGATAAGCCTGTCATTATCTTTTCACTAGAGATGCCGTCAGAACAAATCATGATGCGTATGCTAGCTTCACTAGGCCGTATCAACCAAACAAAAGTAAGAACTGGTCAATTAGACGATGATGATTGGGCGCGTTTATCATCCACTATGGGTTTACTTATTGAAAAAGGTAAAATGTTTGTTGATGATTCTTCAGGTTTAACGCCTACTGAGTTGCGTTCTCGTGCTAGACGTATTGCACGAGATCATGATGGTGTTAGCATGATCATGGTCGATTACCTGCAATTAATGAAAGTGCCAAGCCTTGCGGATAACCGTACCCTAGAAATTGGTGAAATATCTCGTTCATTAAAAGCCCTAGCAAAAGAACTTGAATGCCCGGTTGTTGCGCTCTCTCAGCTTAACCGTACACTAGAGCAAAGAGCTGATAAACGTCCAATTAACTCAGATTTACGTGAGTCAGGTTCAATCGAGCAGGATGCCGATTTAATCATGTTTATATACCGTGATGAAGTTTATAACGAAGACTCCGCTGATAAAGGCGTAGCTGAAATTATTTTAGGTAAACAGCGTAACGGTCCAATTGGACGTGTACGCTTAACTTTCCAAGGTCAATTCTCTCGATTTGATAACTATGCTGGTCCTGCAATGGACGATGACTATTAA